A single region of the Plantactinospora soyae genome encodes:
- a CDS encoding ATP-binding protein: MSDVDPLAPATVVPNGIPPLLAESFDHGQVTEVRHTVASRAESSGLTGTRLDDFVLAVNELITNAVRHGGGRGWLRLWSTRGTLYCMVSDTGAGIDVDRLDDRRRPAPEIAGGWGLWLARELSDEMLVRSGPDGTTVRISASLGGPEPGRLAG, from the coding sequence ATGAGCGACGTAGATCCCCTCGCACCCGCCACTGTCGTGCCCAACGGAATACCTCCGCTCCTTGCCGAGAGTTTCGATCATGGCCAGGTCACCGAGGTCCGACACACCGTCGCCTCCCGCGCCGAGTCGTCCGGGCTCACCGGCACCCGACTGGACGACTTCGTACTGGCCGTCAACGAGCTGATCACCAACGCCGTCCGACACGGCGGCGGGCGGGGCTGGCTGCGGCTCTGGAGTACCCGCGGCACCCTGTACTGCATGGTCTCCGACACCGGTGCCGGCATCGACGTCGACCGGCTCGACGACCGGCGACGCCCCGCACCGGAGATCGCCGGTGGCTGGGGCCTGTGGCTGGCCCGGGAACTCAGCGACGAGATGCTGGTCCGCAGTGGGCCCGACGGCACCACGGTCCGGATCAGCGCCAGCCTGGGTGGACCGGAGCCCGGCCGACTGGCCGGGTGA
- the macS gene encoding MacS family sensor histidine kinase, giving the protein MPRWSTDGRGGRRRDPPGSLQAPLWRAIAVYRFAALAYVTVLAVRNLSDYAHPVAGGAVLLAMTGWTVFSGYAYADPSWRRWPLLLADLAVTLAVIVAAPRAVGSAMLNAGMPPLSVAWLAGPVLAWAVSGGRRRGVVAALVLGATDLAARERVGQSSLTGAALMLLAGIAVGHVVRLAVIAEERLQQAVELEAATRERERLARGIHDSVLQVLALVQRRGAQLDGEAGELARLAGEQEAALRSLIATAAPVGLDRREIDLRSLLGGYASPVVSIAAPATPVPLPAGVAGEVAAAVGAALDNVARHGGGRGWVLVEDDVAEVTVSVRDDGPGIPPGRLGEAVGQGRLGVVQSIKGRISELGGTVRISSTLGEGTEVELRVPRSRTTADGSAAPVD; this is encoded by the coding sequence GTGCCGCGATGGTCGACCGACGGGCGGGGCGGACGCCGCCGCGACCCGCCCGGCAGCCTCCAGGCGCCGCTGTGGCGGGCCATCGCCGTCTACCGGTTCGCCGCCCTGGCGTACGTCACCGTGCTGGCCGTCCGGAACCTGAGCGACTATGCCCACCCGGTGGCCGGCGGCGCGGTGCTGTTGGCGATGACCGGCTGGACCGTGTTCAGCGGTTACGCGTACGCGGACCCGTCCTGGCGCCGTTGGCCGCTGCTGCTGGCCGACCTGGCGGTGACGCTCGCGGTGATCGTGGCGGCTCCCCGGGCGGTCGGGTCGGCGATGCTGAATGCCGGGATGCCGCCGCTCAGTGTCGCCTGGCTGGCCGGTCCGGTGCTGGCCTGGGCGGTGTCCGGCGGCCGGCGGCGGGGCGTGGTGGCGGCGCTGGTTCTCGGCGCCACCGACCTGGCCGCGCGGGAGCGGGTCGGCCAGTCCTCGCTGACGGGGGCGGCGCTGATGCTGCTCGCCGGGATCGCGGTCGGGCACGTGGTCCGGCTGGCGGTGATCGCGGAGGAGCGGTTGCAGCAGGCCGTCGAGCTGGAGGCGGCCACCCGGGAACGGGAGCGGCTGGCCCGGGGCATCCACGACTCGGTTCTCCAGGTGCTCGCCCTGGTGCAGCGTCGGGGCGCCCAGCTCGACGGCGAGGCCGGTGAGCTGGCTCGACTGGCCGGCGAGCAGGAGGCCGCGTTGCGCTCGCTGATCGCGACCGCGGCGCCGGTCGGGCTGGACCGGCGGGAGATCGACCTGCGGTCGCTGCTCGGCGGGTACGCGTCGCCGGTGGTGTCGATCGCCGCACCGGCGACCCCGGTGCCGTTGCCGGCCGGTGTCGCCGGGGAGGTCGCCGCGGCGGTGGGTGCGGCGCTCGACAACGTGGCGCGGCACGGCGGCGGGCGGGGCTGGGTCCTGGTGGAGGACGACGTCGCGGAGGTGACCGTCTCGGTCCGGGACGACGGGCCGGGCATCCCACCGGGCCGGCTCGGCGAGGCGGTCGGCCAGGGCAGGTTGGGCGTCGTCCAGTCGATCAAGGGGCGGATCTCCGAGCTCGGCGGCACGGTACGGATCAGCTCGACGCTGGGCGAGGGCACCGAGGTGGAACTGCGGGTGCCGCGCAGTCGTACCACCGCCGACGGCAGCGCCGCCCCGGTCGACTGA
- a CDS encoding response regulator: protein MVVDDHPMWREGVARDLTEAGYLVVATSGEGRQAIRVARATRPDVVVLDLQLPDISGVEVIHGLLTELPGVRVLMLSASGEQQSVLDAVKAGATGYLIKSAGPAEFLAAVRSTAAGETVFTPGLAGLVLGEYRRLAVSPEPPGDELPRLTDRETEVLRLVAKGMSYKQIAARLGLSHRTVQNHVQNTLGKLQLHNRVELTRYAIEQGLGD, encoded by the coding sequence ATGGTGGTCGACGACCATCCGATGTGGAGAGAAGGGGTGGCCCGGGACCTGACCGAGGCCGGCTATCTCGTCGTGGCCACCAGTGGTGAGGGCCGGCAGGCCATCCGGGTGGCCCGGGCGACCCGACCCGACGTCGTCGTACTCGACCTCCAACTGCCGGACATCTCCGGTGTCGAGGTGATCCACGGCCTGCTGACCGAGCTGCCCGGGGTACGGGTACTGATGCTCTCGGCCAGTGGTGAGCAGCAGAGCGTGCTCGACGCGGTGAAGGCGGGAGCCACCGGCTATCTGATCAAGTCGGCCGGACCGGCGGAGTTCCTGGCGGCGGTCCGGAGTACGGCCGCCGGTGAGACCGTCTTCACGCCGGGCCTGGCCGGCCTGGTGCTGGGCGAGTACCGGCGGCTCGCCGTCTCGCCCGAGCCGCCGGGCGACGAACTGCCCCGGCTCACCGATCGGGAGACCGAGGTGCTCCGGCTGGTCGCCAAGGGGATGTCCTACAAGCAGATCGCCGCCCGGTTGGGCCTGTCCCACCGGACCGTGCAGAACCACGTCCAGAACACGCTCGGCAAGTTGCAGTTGCACAACCGGGTCGAACTCACCCGCTACGCCATCGAACAGGGCCTCGGCGACTGA
- a CDS encoding DUF5709 domain-containing protein, whose product MRDDEFPTPVSDPEAEGLPDTADDDSTAGDDVATGREADGPDPAPLPGDQALAIDRFGNTAEEQLDGESLDYKLAREQGERPIDDPLAGAVDPAIAGEADSDEAAAEAQLDADVMDPGPTSDPRSPVSIYDHGILGDAPGGGPVGRLVEPDQGAREDDETDSIAFDAGAAGGGASAEELAVNETQPPP is encoded by the coding sequence ATGCGCGATGACGAGTTTCCGACGCCCGTGTCCGACCCTGAGGCGGAAGGTCTGCCCGACACCGCCGACGACGACTCGACGGCCGGGGACGACGTCGCCACCGGCCGCGAGGCGGACGGTCCGGATCCGGCGCCACTTCCCGGCGACCAGGCGCTTGCCATCGACCGCTTCGGCAACACCGCCGAGGAGCAGTTGGACGGCGAGTCGCTGGACTACAAGCTCGCGCGGGAACAGGGCGAACGGCCGATCGACGATCCGCTCGCCGGAGCGGTCGACCCCGCGATCGCCGGTGAGGCGGACAGCGACGAGGCCGCCGCCGAGGCACAGCTCGACGCCGACGTGATGGATCCGGGACCGACCTCCGATCCGCGCTCGCCGGTCTCGATCTACGACCACGGCATCCTGGGCGACGCCCCCGGCGGCGGGCCGGTCGGCCGGCTGGTGGAGCCGGACCAGGGCGCCCGCGAGGACGACGAGACCGACTCCATCGCGTTCGACGCCGGAGCCGCCGGCGGCGGGGCGAGCGCCGAGGAACTGGCGGTCAACGAGACCCAACCCCCGCCGTGA
- a CDS encoding glycosyltransferase — protein MRVGLVCAHAGPPQEVRGRYAGTHQHVARVAAELTGRGHDVRVYERLDDPDSPPTSEIEGYRVERVPVGPARRTPTGELVPHVPELGRWLTDRWAADWAPEVVHGHFWIGGLAAASAVRDTVIPVVQTFHSLGTEQLRHLGENYDGPGQRIPLELALTRAVDMAVAQSTHEVDELTRMGLQRASVVVVPAGVDVELFAPEGEAMPRDRRPRILAAGGLAPGHGQEDLIRALRLVGDVELVIAGGPSDGNLGNHAEARRLREVAEQTGVADQIRLVGSVPHDQMSAWYRSADVVACTSRYAAAGRVPLEAMACGVPVVGYSMGGIADTVVDEVTGRLVPPGDVRGLGVTLRRLLAADAERFAYGHAAVDRVRCSYTWDRTASALERLYERVVSRRQPATS, from the coding sequence ATGCGCGTTGGCCTCGTCTGCGCACACGCCGGCCCGCCGCAGGAGGTCCGCGGCCGGTACGCCGGTACGCATCAGCACGTGGCCCGGGTGGCCGCCGAGCTGACCGGACGAGGACACGACGTACGGGTGTACGAGCGGCTGGACGACCCGGATTCGCCCCCGACGAGCGAGATCGAGGGTTATCGGGTGGAACGGGTACCGGTGGGCCCGGCACGGCGTACGCCGACCGGCGAACTGGTGCCACACGTCCCCGAACTCGGCCGCTGGCTGACCGACCGCTGGGCGGCGGACTGGGCACCCGAGGTGGTGCACGGGCACTTCTGGATCGGCGGACTGGCGGCGGCCAGCGCGGTCCGGGACACGGTCATCCCGGTCGTACAGACCTTCCACTCGCTCGGCACGGAACAGTTGCGACATCTCGGGGAGAACTACGACGGGCCGGGCCAGCGGATCCCACTGGAACTGGCGTTGACCCGGGCGGTCGACATGGCGGTGGCCCAGTCCACCCACGAGGTCGACGAACTGACCCGGATGGGGCTGCAACGGGCCTCCGTGGTGGTGGTGCCGGCGGGGGTGGACGTCGAGCTGTTCGCGCCCGAGGGCGAGGCGATGCCCCGGGACCGGCGCCCCCGGATCCTGGCCGCCGGCGGCCTGGCCCCGGGACACGGACAGGAGGACCTGATCCGGGCGTTGCGGCTGGTCGGGGACGTCGAACTGGTCATCGCGGGCGGGCCGTCCGACGGCAACCTCGGCAACCACGCCGAGGCCCGCCGGCTGCGGGAGGTCGCCGAGCAGACCGGGGTCGCCGACCAGATCCGACTGGTGGGTTCGGTGCCGCACGACCAGATGTCCGCCTGGTACCGCTCGGCCGACGTGGTGGCCTGCACCTCCCGGTACGCCGCCGCCGGCCGGGTGCCGCTGGAGGCGATGGCCTGTGGCGTACCGGTGGTCGGGTACTCCATGGGCGGCATCGCGGACACCGTGGTCGACGAGGTGACCGGCCGGCTCGTGCCACCCGGGGACGTACGCGGCCTCGGGGTCACCCTCCGCCGACTGCTCGCCGCCGACGCGGAGCGGTTCGCGTACGGGCACGCGGCCGTGGACCGGGTGCGGTGCAGCTACACCTGGGACCGTACGGCGAGCGCGCTGGAGCGGCTCTACGAGCGCGTGGTGAGCCGTCGTCAGCCCGCCACGAGCTGA
- the hisN gene encoding histidinol-phosphatase, which yields MARYADDLSLAHMLADTADSISMARFRALDLHVESKPDLTPVSDADTAVERAIRATLARTRPRDGVLGEEYGASAAPAGAGSRQWVIDPIDGTKNFVRGVPIWGTLISLMDGDTPVVGLVSAPALGRRWWAATGLGAYAGRHQAAASPIRVSGVGRLADASFCYASLNGWEESGRLDPMLDIIRTAWRSRAYGDFYGYMLVAEGAVDAMAEPELSLWDLAALIPIVTEAGGTFTDLAGRPGPGGGSAVASNGKLHQDLLDRLG from the coding sequence ATGGCCCGGTACGCGGATGATCTGTCCCTGGCGCACATGCTCGCCGACACCGCCGACTCGATCTCGATGGCCCGGTTCCGGGCCCTCGACCTGCACGTGGAGTCCAAGCCGGACCTGACCCCGGTCAGCGACGCGGACACCGCCGTGGAGCGCGCCATCCGGGCGACACTGGCCCGGACCCGTCCCCGGGACGGGGTGCTCGGCGAGGAGTACGGCGCCTCCGCCGCACCGGCCGGCGCCGGCTCCCGGCAGTGGGTGATCGACCCGATCGACGGCACGAAGAACTTCGTCCGGGGCGTACCGATCTGGGGCACGCTGATCTCCCTCATGGACGGCGACACGCCGGTCGTCGGCCTGGTCTCGGCACCCGCGCTCGGCCGGCGCTGGTGGGCGGCCACCGGCCTCGGGGCGTACGCGGGCAGGCACCAGGCCGCCGCGAGCCCGATCCGGGTCTCCGGGGTGGGCCGGCTCGCCGATGCCAGCTTCTGCTACGCCTCGTTGAACGGCTGGGAGGAGAGCGGCCGGCTCGACCCGATGCTCGACATCATCCGGACGGCCTGGCGGAGTCGGGCGTACGGCGACTTCTACGGCTACATGCTGGTCGCCGAGGGAGCGGTGGACGCGATGGCCGAGCCGGAACTGTCGCTGTGGGACCTGGCCGCGCTGATCCCGATCGTCACCGAGGCCGGTGGAACCTTCACCGACCTGGCCGGGCGCCCCGGTCCCGGTGGCGGCAGCGCGGTGGCCAGCAACGGAAAGCTGCACCAGGATCTCCTCGACCGGCTCGGCTAG
- a CDS encoding DUF2087 domain-containing protein, giving the protein MASETVSEATPEVLIGLLAEPDRLAAFAAVVLGAGDPAEVAERTGLPARTVLAALRRLESGGLVAMVDGRTTARVDVFKEAVRAHPPTSPETDPDPDRVASAVLRTFVRDGRIVQFPAARGKRRLLLEHVVATFEPGVRYPEREVNALLRAWHDDYAALRRYLVDEVLLTREDGVYWRSGGPVDLDPTG; this is encoded by the coding sequence GTGGCCTCCGAAACGGTTTCCGAAGCAACCCCCGAAGTGCTGATCGGCCTGCTGGCCGAGCCCGACCGACTCGCCGCGTTCGCCGCGGTCGTGCTCGGCGCGGGCGATCCGGCGGAGGTGGCGGAGCGGACCGGGCTGCCCGCCCGCACGGTGCTCGCCGCGCTGCGCCGGCTGGAGTCAGGTGGCCTGGTCGCAATGGTGGACGGCCGGACTACCGCCCGGGTCGACGTCTTCAAGGAGGCGGTCCGGGCGCATCCGCCGACGTCCCCGGAGACCGACCCGGATCCGGACCGGGTCGCGTCGGCGGTGCTGCGGACGTTCGTCCGGGACGGCCGGATCGTCCAGTTTCCGGCGGCCAGGGGCAAGCGCCGGCTGCTGCTGGAACACGTCGTGGCGACCTTCGAGCCGGGCGTGCGCTATCCGGAGCGGGAGGTCAACGCGCTGCTGCGGGCCTGGCACGACGATTACGCCGCGCTGCGGCGCTACCTGGTCGACGAGGTCCTGCTGACCCGGGAGGACGGCGTCTACTGGCGCAGCGGCGGCCCGGTCGACCTCGACCCGACCGGATAG
- the rsgA gene encoding ribosome small subunit-dependent GTPase A, with the protein MIAVDRGRYTCVTEDDLTVGAGAKGGVGTVTAMRARELGRKSVVVGDRVALVGDTSGADGALARIVRIAERTSVLRRTADDDETTAEGRLERVVVANAEQLVIVSSLADPPPRTGFIDRCLVAAYDAGIEPLLCLTKADLAAPDAVLGYYAELDLRHVLVGPSVDLGEVRQLLSERISVMVGHSGVGKSTLVNRLVPAAARAVGTVSAIGRGRHTSTSAVALRLPPVPGGGKRTHPGWIVDTPGIRSFGLAHVSAESLLHGFPDLVEGTVECPPNCEHTPDEAECSLDAWVAAGNADPRRLASYRRLLASRAGETE; encoded by the coding sequence GTGATCGCCGTCGATCGGGGTCGCTACACCTGCGTGACCGAGGACGACCTGACGGTGGGTGCCGGTGCCAAGGGCGGGGTCGGCACGGTCACCGCGATGCGGGCCCGGGAGTTGGGCCGCAAGTCGGTGGTGGTCGGCGACCGGGTCGCACTGGTCGGGGACACCTCCGGCGCGGACGGGGCGTTGGCCCGGATCGTCCGGATCGCCGAGCGGACCTCGGTGCTGCGACGTACCGCCGACGACGACGAGACCACCGCGGAGGGCCGGCTGGAACGGGTCGTCGTGGCGAACGCCGAGCAACTCGTGATCGTCAGCTCGCTGGCCGATCCGCCGCCCCGGACCGGGTTCATCGACCGCTGCCTGGTGGCCGCGTACGACGCGGGCATCGAGCCGCTGCTCTGCCTGACCAAGGCCGATCTGGCCGCGCCGGACGCCGTGCTCGGCTACTACGCGGAACTGGACCTGCGGCACGTACTGGTCGGGCCGTCGGTGGACCTCGGCGAGGTACGCCAACTGCTGAGCGAGCGGATCTCGGTAATGGTCGGCCACTCGGGGGTGGGCAAGTCGACCCTGGTCAACCGGCTCGTCCCGGCGGCGGCCCGGGCGGTCGGGACGGTCAGCGCGATCGGCCGGGGACGACACACCTCGACCAGCGCCGTCGCGCTGCGGCTGCCTCCGGTACCCGGCGGCGGCAAGCGGACCCATCCCGGCTGGATCGTCGACACGCCCGGTATCCGCAGCTTCGGGCTCGCCCACGTCTCGGCGGAGAGCCTGCTGCACGGGTTCCCGGATCTGGTCGAGGGGACCGTCGAGTGCCCGCCCAACTGTGAGCACACCCCGGACGAGGCCGAGTGTTCCCTGGACGCCTGGGTGGCGGCCGGTAACGCCGATCCGCGCCGGCTGGCGTCGTACCGCCGGTTGCTGGCCTCCCGGGCCGGCGAGACCGAGTAG
- the aroA gene encoding 3-phosphoshikimate 1-carboxyvinyltransferase: MANLTATRPLQPWTAPTATDPVESTLRLPGSKSLTARALVLSAVSDGPSTLRHPLRARDTELMAAGLRAMGAHASIVDDERWLVRPRPLQGPAHVDVGLSGTVMRFVPPLAGLAEGPVTFDGDPYARVRPLGPLVGALRSIGLRIDASDGGRLPLTVYGTGQVAGGEVVIDASASSQFVSGLLLGAARFDRGIVVRHEGPPVPSAPHLRMTVQMLLAAGAAIDDSTPNVWAVEPGRLSGRGWDIEPDLSGAVPFFAAALVTGGGVTLLGWPRSSLQPVDTLRTLLQQMGGEVTLGTDGLTVRGTGVIHGLDADLSDVSEFTPVLAALAVLADSPSRLRGVAHIRNHETDRLAALARELNALGADVNESTDGLEIRPRLLRGGAFETYADHRMAHAAAVIGLAVPGIELSDVACTSKTMPEFPALWSTMVAGGGRQ, encoded by the coding sequence GTGGCGAATCTGACGGCGACCCGACCGCTTCAGCCCTGGACCGCGCCGACGGCGACCGATCCGGTCGAATCGACGCTGCGTCTGCCCGGTTCCAAGTCGCTGACCGCCAGGGCCCTGGTGCTCAGCGCGGTCTCCGACGGTCCCTCGACGCTACGTCATCCGCTGCGTGCCCGGGACACCGAACTGATGGCCGCCGGGCTGCGCGCGATGGGCGCCCACGCCTCCATCGTGGACGACGAGCGCTGGCTGGTCCGCCCCCGTCCGCTACAGGGTCCCGCCCACGTCGACGTCGGGCTCTCCGGCACCGTCATGCGGTTCGTGCCACCGCTGGCCGGGCTCGCCGAGGGACCCGTCACCTTCGACGGCGACCCGTACGCCCGGGTCCGCCCGCTCGGCCCGCTGGTCGGGGCGCTCCGCTCGATCGGCCTGCGGATCGACGCGTCCGACGGCGGACGGCTGCCGCTGACCGTGTACGGCACCGGGCAGGTGGCCGGTGGCGAGGTGGTCATCGACGCCTCGGCCTCCAGCCAGTTCGTCTCCGGGCTGCTGCTCGGCGCGGCACGGTTCGACCGCGGCATCGTGGTACGGCACGAGGGGCCACCGGTCCCGTCCGCGCCGCATCTCCGGATGACCGTGCAGATGCTCCTGGCCGCCGGTGCCGCGATCGACGACAGCACCCCGAACGTCTGGGCGGTGGAGCCGGGCCGACTCTCCGGACGCGGCTGGGACATCGAGCCGGACCTCTCCGGAGCGGTGCCGTTCTTCGCCGCCGCGCTGGTCACCGGGGGCGGGGTGACCCTGCTCGGCTGGCCACGCAGCAGCCTGCAACCGGTCGACACGCTCCGTACGCTGCTACAGCAGATGGGCGGCGAGGTGACGCTCGGCACCGACGGGCTGACCGTACGGGGTACCGGCGTGATCCACGGGTTGGACGCCGACCTCTCCGACGTCAGCGAGTTCACCCCGGTGCTGGCCGCGCTCGCCGTACTGGCCGACTCGCCGTCCCGGCTGCGCGGCGTGGCGCACATCCGCAACCACGAGACCGACCGGCTGGCCGCCCTGGCCCGGGAGCTGAACGCGCTCGGTGCCGACGTCAACGAGTCCACCGACGGGCTGGAGATCCGCCCCCGGCTGCTGCGCGGCGGTGCGTTCGAGACCTACGCCGACCACCGGATGGCCCACGCGGCCGCGGTGATCGGACTGGCCGTCCCGGGGATCGAACTGAGCGACGTGGCGTGTACCTCCAAGACCATGCCGGAGTTCCCGGCACTATGGTCAACGATGGTGGCCGGCGGCGGACGCCAGTAG